One window of Candidatus Kaelpia aquatica genomic DNA carries:
- the yidC gene encoding membrane protein insertase YidC yields the protein MENNKRILLATALAFLVMLAYPYYAKRYMPQPSHGVVSSESDVFMAEEDPGVVGVYDTVISDDTVYDTVIENQELKIGLNTQSGVVRSIEIKEGLEQISLYPLQDKGLGLLIPTVSTVSFEKSKSYDTVGMVLTADGARREYSLNKHLFVFNAAGESQLLFYMPSKYDVSMRESRYLRIMVKDDQQNTESIKIGSLLKKKRFFNSVDWFAISFQHYSILFDPSQGVDLEIKPSSNQEGFFFVIKGNTEDIEVLTYIGPNSKPILSSYDDNWLDLLNYGKLNNVVKSLLGIFYRASRNYGVAIIMLALLLNLIFAPLTLKSQKSMRRMQSLQPQMQELKEKHKDNPQAVNKEMMELYKKHKVNPMGGCLPMVLQIPVFIALYNTLMRSYELKNASFLWIKDLSVPDRLFMLSKSLPLMGNEVNLLPILMAALMFVQQKFSPTSKASSNSAMPNMWFLPIIFGAIFYKFPAGLVLYWFTNSLSMLVLQSMHKK from the coding sequence ATGGAAAACAATAAGAGGATACTTCTTGCAACAGCGTTGGCTTTTTTGGTGATGCTTGCTTACCCCTATTATGCAAAAAGATATATGCCGCAGCCGTCGCACGGTGTAGTCTCCTCAGAGTCAGATGTTTTTATGGCAGAGGAAGATCCAGGAGTTGTTGGGGTATATGATACGGTTATCAGTGATGATACGGTATATGATACTGTTATTGAAAATCAAGAGTTAAAAATTGGACTTAATACTCAGTCTGGAGTAGTTAGGTCGATAGAAATAAAAGAAGGATTAGAGCAGATTAGTCTTTACCCTTTGCAAGATAAAGGGTTAGGGTTGTTGATACCAACCGTATCAACCGTATCATTTGAAAAAAGTAAGAGCTATGATACGGTTGGTATGGTTCTAACTGCAGATGGTGCTAGAAGAGAGTATAGCTTAAACAAGCATCTTTTTGTCTTCAATGCAGCAGGAGAATCTCAACTACTCTTTTATATGCCTAGTAAATACGATGTCTCTATGCGCGAGTCTCGTTATTTGCGGATTATGGTAAAAGATGACCAGCAGAATACCGAGAGCATTAAGATCGGAAGCCTCTTAAAGAAGAAAAGATTTTTTAATTCCGTAGATTGGTTTGCCATCTCTTTTCAGCATTACTCTATTCTCTTTGATCCTAGCCAAGGCGTGGATCTAGAAATAAAACCTTCAAGCAATCAAGAGGGGTTCTTTTTCGTTATAAAAGGAAATACAGAGGATATCGAGGTTTTAACATATATAGGACCTAATTCTAAGCCGATATTGTCTTCTTACGATGATAATTGGTTGGATTTGCTAAATTACGGTAAGTTAAATAATGTAGTAAAAAGTTTGCTAGGCATATTTTATAGGGCCTCTCGTAATTATGGTGTGGCCATTATTATGCTAGCGCTGCTATTAAATCTTATCTTTGCTCCTTTAACATTAAAATCCCAAAAATCTATGAGAAGGATGCAGAGCTTGCAGCCTCAGATGCAGGAGCTGAAAGAGAAGCATAAAGATAATCCTCAAGCTGTAAATAAAGAGATGATGGAGCTTTATAAGAAGCATAAGGTCAATCCTATGGGCGGTTGTCTCCCCATGGTCTTGCAAATCCCGGTTTTTATAGCGCTGTATAACACCTTGATGCGCAGCTACGAACTAAAGAATGCATCATTTTTATGGATTAAAGACCTCTCTGTTCCTGATAGGCTTTTTATGCTTTCTAAGAGTCTGCCTTTAATGGGTAATGAAGTTAATTTACTGCCTATTTTGATGGCGGCATTAATGTTTGTTCAGCAGAAGTTTTCTCCTACGTCTAAGGCCTCTAGTAATAGCGCTATGCCTAACATGTGGTTCTTGCCCATTATCTTTGGGGCTATTTTTTATAAGTTCCCAGCAGGATTAGTCTTGTATTGGTTTACTAACTCACTCTCTATGCTTGTTTTGCAAAGCATGCATAAAAAGTGA
- the dnaN gene encoding DNA polymerase III subunit beta: MKIRVDRAEITQHLQDVIAAIPTRSTLPILSNLLLEAKDNKLFITATDLEICIRKKITVEVIQPGKITALGKKFYDILKEIPSDDILIEETKNFGVVLRGEKCYFKLLGFSPQEYPDIPKIEGKSFKIDAKKLASMISKTYFACSKEETRYVLNGILFDFNEDSLKLVASDGRRLALCQESIKTGWSGKYIVPQKAVSELLKMSEKSENNLTISLSEKNNQIAFSLPGTELITRLIEGDFPNYEEVIPLESNNRLKINTKDFFQAIKRANLMTTTESVAIKFEVYKDKVVISKVTPELGEGREELEADYKGEETIIGFNPQYLLDILKNIDQSEVIFELNGVDKPGIIRLGSTYLYLVLPMQLI, from the coding sequence ATGAAGATACGTGTAGATCGAGCAGAGATAACCCAACACTTACAAGATGTAATAGCAGCAATACCTACAAGATCAACATTACCAATTCTATCCAATCTATTATTAGAAGCAAAAGACAATAAACTATTTATCACAGCTACAGATCTTGAGATATGTATTAGAAAAAAAATAACCGTGGAGGTAATACAACCGGGTAAGATTACGGCTCTAGGAAAAAAATTTTACGACATATTAAAAGAGATACCATCTGACGATATATTAATAGAAGAGACAAAAAATTTTGGAGTCGTATTAAGAGGAGAAAAATGTTATTTTAAACTATTAGGTTTTTCACCTCAGGAGTATCCTGATATTCCAAAAATAGAAGGTAAAAGTTTTAAAATAGATGCAAAAAAACTTGCTTCAATGATATCGAAGACTTATTTTGCTTGTTCAAAAGAAGAGACAAGGTATGTTTTAAACGGCATCCTGTTTGATTTTAATGAAGACTCTTTAAAGCTTGTAGCAAGTGACGGCAGAAGACTTGCACTCTGTCAGGAGAGCATTAAAACAGGATGGTCAGGGAAATATATAGTTCCTCAAAAAGCAGTATCGGAGTTATTAAAAATGAGCGAAAAATCAGAAAATAATTTAACTATAAGTCTCTCCGAGAAAAACAACCAAATAGCATTCTCTTTACCCGGTACAGAACTAATTACACGCCTTATAGAGGGGGACTTTCCTAATTATGAGGAGGTAATACCTCTAGAGAGCAATAATAGATTAAAAATAAATACAAAAGATTTTTTTCAAGCCATCAAGAGAGCCAATCTTATGACAACAACTGAATCAGTTGCCATTAAGTTCGAGGTTTATAAAGATAAGGTTGTAATATCAAAAGTGACTCCCGAATTAGGGGAGGGACGTGAAGAGCTAGAAGCAGACTATAAAGGAGAGGAAACAATAATAGGTTTTAATCCTCAATATTTATTGGATATTTTGAAAAACATAGATCAGAGCGAGGTAATATTTGAATTAAACGGAGTGGATAAGCCTGGAATCATTAGGCTGGGATCTACTTATCTCTATCTCGTTTTGCCTATGCAGTTAATATAA
- the rpmH gene encoding 50S ribosomal protein L34 translates to MKKNLKPVSNLKRKRKHGFLKRNSTKSGQAILVRRRKKGRAQIAV, encoded by the coding sequence ATGAAGAAAAATTTAAAGCCGGTTTCCAATTTAAAAAGAAAACGAAAACATGGTTTTTTGAAGAGGAACTCTACAAAATCTGGGCAAGCAATTCTTGTTAGAAGGAGAAAAAAGGGACGTGCCCAAATTGCGGTTTAA
- the yidD gene encoding membrane protein insertion efficiency factor YidD has product MSALIKKDSLIFIIVVIRFYQYLLAPLWTSKCRFYPTCSNYSIQALQEKGFAKGIWLTVTRILRCNPVFPGGYDPVR; this is encoded by the coding sequence CTGTCTGCCCTTATTAAAAAAGATAGTTTAATCTTCATTATAGTTGTTATTAGATTCTATCAATATCTATTAGCACCGCTCTGGACTTCAAAGTGCCGTTTTTACCCGACATGTTCTAATTATTCTATTCAAGCACTGCAGGAGAAAGGTTTTGCAAAAGGGATTTGGTTAACCGTAACAAGAATATTAAGGTGTAACCCCGTTTTTCCTGGGGGGTATGACCCTGTGAGGTGA
- a CDS encoding DciA family protein produces the protein MSDNPLEQELKSVLEEIQNKNTEGGKIIAAWNKIAESFVEHAKPGALNKRVLYIDVDDSDWMYVCSLKIEQIKEGLADFFKQGIIEEIKFRVGR, from the coding sequence ATGAGTGATAACCCTTTAGAGCAAGAACTGAAAAGTGTTTTAGAGGAGATTCAAAATAAAAACACAGAAGGCGGTAAAATAATTGCAGCCTGGAACAAGATTGCGGAGAGTTTTGTAGAACACGCAAAGCCAGGTGCATTAAACAAGAGAGTTCTTTATATAGATGTCGATGATAGCGATTGGATGTATGTTTGTTCTCTAAAAATAGAACAGATTAAAGAGGGATTGGCAGATTTTTTTAAACAGGGAATTATAGAGGAGATAAAATTCAGAGTGGGAAGATGA
- the gyrB gene encoding DNA topoisomerase (ATP-hydrolyzing) subunit B: MKEKEESKKKQQKEKYDATNIQVLEGIAAVRKRPAMYIGDTSIRGLHHLVYEVVDNSIDEAMGGYCDNIKVRIQTDGSITIIDNGRGIPVDRHKTEKKAALEVVLTTLHAGGKFDARVYKVSGGLHGVGVSVVNALSEWLEAEIRRDGKVYHQRYEHGKPTTKLTTIGNSKKTGTKITFAPGPDIFKETTEFKFDIIANRLRELAFLNKGLKIILEDERTSQDVEFMFKGGIVSFVEYLSKNKNALHGKPVYFETKKDTLILEVALLYHDGYNENIFSFVNNINTIEGGTHVSGFRSALTRTINSYIRSKGMIKDDETLPSGDDVREGLIAVISVKIPDPQFEGQTKTKLGNSDIQGIVESMINEHLGGFFEENPSTAKKIVAKAVLASRARNAARKARELARRKGALDIAGGLPGKLADCSEKDPRLCEIYLVEGDSAGGSARQARDRKFQAILPLKGKILNVEKARLDRVLKSNEIQIIISALGSGIEDEFNIEKLRYHRIILMCDADVDGSHIRTLILTFFYRKMLALLENGHIYIAQPPLYRIKKGQREKYIQTEDEMAQFVLELGMEGYTLDAKNSKKVSGNKLLSLLLLLVEIRRITKLIQKRGIDARDYIKHWDSSKETLPLYRVRFKKEEQLLSTDEELSAYIASLEKKLKRDIEFDIEEKNFSNTGGLEVIEIWEEMDLAKQLKQLIKVGFSPQDYFKSAQEKTQSKAPFVLKNNETTELFSLQELLENIESQGKRGLQIQRYKGLGEMNPSQLWETTMDPDVRTLVQVSIEDAVEADNIFTTLMGDQVEPRRNFIQEHAHEIRYLDV, encoded by the coding sequence ATGAAAGAAAAAGAAGAGTCTAAAAAAAAGCAGCAAAAAGAGAAGTATGACGCAACTAACATCCAGGTTTTAGAAGGCATTGCAGCTGTTAGGAAAAGACCTGCTATGTATATCGGTGATACCTCTATACGTGGTTTGCACCATCTGGTGTATGAAGTAGTTGACAATAGTATAGACGAGGCGATGGGGGGGTATTGCGACAATATTAAGGTTCGCATACAGACCGATGGCAGTATTACAATTATAGATAATGGTAGAGGTATTCCTGTTGATAGACATAAAACAGAGAAGAAAGCTGCTTTAGAGGTTGTCTTAACTACTCTCCACGCTGGCGGTAAGTTTGATGCCAGGGTTTATAAGGTTTCAGGCGGCTTACATGGTGTTGGCGTCTCCGTGGTCAACGCTTTATCAGAGTGGCTGGAGGCGGAGATTAGAAGAGACGGCAAGGTTTATCATCAGAGGTACGAGCATGGTAAACCAACAACAAAGCTGACTACGATAGGAAATAGTAAGAAAACCGGAACCAAAATTACATTTGCACCTGGTCCAGATATTTTTAAAGAGACTACAGAATTTAAATTCGACATTATTGCCAACAGATTAAGAGAATTAGCTTTTCTTAATAAAGGCTTAAAGATCATATTAGAAGATGAAAGAACAAGTCAAGATGTAGAGTTTATGTTTAAAGGAGGTATTGTCAGCTTTGTAGAATATCTCTCTAAAAACAAAAATGCTTTACATGGTAAGCCTGTTTATTTTGAAACTAAAAAAGACACCCTTATTCTTGAGGTTGCTTTATTGTATCACGATGGTTATAACGAAAATATTTTCTCTTTTGTTAACAATATTAATACTATCGAAGGAGGAACGCATGTCTCAGGGTTTCGCTCAGCTTTAACTAGAACAATCAATAGCTATATCAGAAGCAAAGGGATGATTAAAGATGATGAGACTTTACCTTCAGGAGACGATGTACGAGAAGGATTAATTGCAGTAATCAGCGTGAAAATCCCCGATCCTCAATTTGAAGGCCAGACTAAAACCAAACTAGGTAATAGTGATATCCAGGGTATTGTAGAGTCTATGATAAATGAGCATTTAGGCGGGTTTTTTGAAGAGAATCCTTCTACAGCAAAGAAGATTGTCGCTAAAGCAGTGCTTGCTTCTCGAGCGAGGAACGCTGCGCGTAAGGCTAGAGAATTAGCACGGAGAAAAGGTGCATTAGATATAGCCGGAGGTTTACCTGGCAAGCTTGCAGATTGTTCTGAAAAAGATCCTCGACTTTGTGAGATTTACCTTGTAGAGGGAGATTCTGCTGGCGGCTCAGCCCGACAGGCGAGGGATAGAAAATTTCAGGCCATCTTGCCTTTAAAAGGTAAGATTCTCAATGTAGAAAAAGCGCGCTTAGATAGAGTTTTAAAGAGTAATGAGATTCAAATTATCATCAGTGCTTTAGGCAGCGGCATTGAAGATGAGTTTAACATTGAAAAACTGCGCTACCATCGCATAATTCTTATGTGTGATGCAGATGTCGACGGTTCTCATATCAGAACCTTAATTTTGACATTTTTTTACAGAAAAATGCTTGCCTTGCTTGAAAACGGACACATATATATTGCACAGCCGCCGCTCTATAGGATTAAAAAAGGGCAGCGTGAAAAATATATTCAAACCGAAGATGAGATGGCCCAGTTTGTTTTAGAGCTTGGCATGGAAGGGTATACTTTAGATGCAAAAAACAGTAAGAAAGTTTCTGGAAATAAACTGTTAAGCCTCTTGCTTCTTCTTGTTGAGATCAGGCGGATTACCAAATTAATTCAAAAGCGCGGCATCGATGCAAGAGACTACATTAAGCATTGGGATAGCAGCAAAGAGACTCTGCCGCTTTATAGGGTAAGATTTAAAAAAGAAGAGCAACTGTTATCTACAGATGAAGAGCTTAGTGCATACATTGCTTCATTAGAAAAAAAATTAAAGAGAGATATTGAATTTGATATCGAAGAAAAGAATTTCTCTAATACAGGAGGTTTGGAGGTCATAGAAATCTGGGAAGAGATGGATCTTGCAAAACAGCTAAAACAGCTTATCAAGGTCGGGTTCAGTCCTCAAGACTATTTTAAATCTGCCCAAGAAAAGACTCAAAGCAAAGCGCCTTTTGTGTTAAAAAACAATGAAACAACAGAGCTTTTTTCTTTACAGGAGCTGTTAGAAAATATCGAAAGTCAGGGTAAGCGAGGTTTGCAGATACAGCGTTACAAAGGTTTAGGCGAGATGAACCCTAGCCAGCTTTGGGAGACCACTATGGATCCCGATGTCCGGACCTTAGTGCAGGTATCCATAGAAGATGCCGTGGAAGCGGATAATATTTTTACTACACTTATGGGTGATCAGGTTGAACCCCGGAGGAATTTTATCCAGGAACATGCTCACGAGATAAGATATTTAGATGTATAG
- the dnaA gene encoding chromosomal replication initiator protein DnaA yields the protein MQKQDVSFWEEVEQRLIQEFGSHTYKFWIEPLEVKVLSENTMELIVPNMFFSNWIQERYMDKILFFLKETTGVEFKIKLSIKEPSKGAEKKDLALSHKDAPKNTTRLISKKILEKLNPKNTFEEFVVGECNKLAHAATFAITLSPAKAYNPLFLYGGVGLGKTHLLHAMGHGIIDRYPDFKVHYISSEEFTNQLIGAIQNRSTAKFRERYRSVDLLLIDDIQFLAGKTGMQEEFFHTFNALYDSHKQIVISSDRSPKEIPDLEERLVSRFHWGLVVDVQKPDYETRMAILKKKVMHAKLLIPEDVISYIAEKISSNIRELEGALLRVVAHSTLIEEKINIALAKKVLQDMVEEEEGRISIPYIQNKVAQFFDLSVEDLKSKSRKKNIVLPRQIAIFFARKYTDLSLNDVGQAFGGRDHTTIMHAIQKIKQSRESDLKNIVDNLEHKIDKNL from the coding sequence ATGCAGAAACAAGATGTCTCTTTTTGGGAAGAAGTGGAGCAAAGGCTGATTCAAGAATTCGGCAGTCATACATATAAATTCTGGATAGAACCTCTTGAAGTTAAAGTCCTCTCTGAAAACACAATGGAGCTTATTGTGCCCAATATGTTCTTCAGCAATTGGATCCAAGAAAGATATATGGATAAAATTCTTTTTTTCTTAAAAGAGACTACTGGGGTAGAATTCAAAATTAAGCTTTCTATTAAAGAGCCGAGCAAAGGAGCTGAAAAGAAAGACTTAGCGCTAAGCCATAAAGATGCGCCAAAAAACACAACGCGATTAATATCCAAAAAAATATTGGAGAAGCTTAACCCTAAGAATACGTTTGAAGAGTTTGTGGTTGGAGAATGCAATAAACTTGCACACGCTGCAACTTTTGCAATTACCTTGTCGCCTGCAAAAGCTTACAATCCGTTGTTTCTATATGGCGGGGTAGGTCTGGGGAAAACCCACCTGCTCCATGCTATGGGCCATGGAATTATTGATCGCTATCCCGATTTCAAAGTCCACTATATATCATCTGAAGAGTTTACTAACCAGCTTATAGGAGCAATACAAAATAGAAGTACTGCAAAGTTTAGAGAACGCTATCGCAGTGTTGATCTTTTATTAATAGACGATATACAATTTTTAGCAGGCAAGACAGGGATGCAAGAAGAGTTTTTTCATACCTTCAACGCGCTTTATGACTCCCACAAACAGATAGTAATCTCTAGCGACCGCTCACCTAAAGAGATCCCGGACCTAGAAGAACGGTTGGTCTCGCGGTTTCATTGGGGATTAGTTGTTGATGTACAAAAACCGGACTATGAAACTCGTATGGCAATCTTAAAGAAAAAAGTAATGCATGCAAAACTATTAATACCGGAAGATGTTATCTCTTATATTGCAGAGAAAATATCTTCAAATATCCGGGAGTTAGAAGGTGCATTGCTTAGAGTAGTGGCACACTCTACTTTAATAGAAGAGAAGATTAATATTGCTTTGGCAAAAAAAGTATTACAAGATATGGTAGAAGAGGAAGAGGGCAGGATATCAATACCTTATATTCAAAATAAAGTGGCACAATTTTTTGATTTATCAGTCGAAGACTTAAAGAGTAAGTCGCGTAAAAAAAATATTGTACTACCGCGTCAAATAGCAATATTTTTTGCTAGAAAATATACTGATTTATCTCTAAACGATGTAGGTCAAGCTTTTGGGGGCCGAGATCACACTACAATTATGCATGCAATACAAAAAATAAAACAGAGTAGAGAGTCTGATTTAAAGAATATTGTGGATAACTTGGAGCATAAAATAGATAAAAACCTGTAG
- a CDS encoding ParA family protein gives MIIAISNQKGGVGKTTTAINLSAALASKGAGRILLIDFDPQANATSGVGVAKAELSKSIYDFICSDAGEEVILKTAIPNLSLLPSTIGLCGAEIELIESEEREFKLKNKMAALSSQYDHIIIDTPPSLGILTVNALVASERVIVPVQCEYYALEGLIDFLGTLNLIKDRLNPSLDILGILLTMADYRTNIARDVEEEIRNNFKEQVFHTVIHRNVRLAEAPSHGLPIELYDPKSAGALLYKELADEVLLRVGGVHGKEERSGQGDISSYSGEERQEFQPL, from the coding sequence ATGATAATTGCAATATCAAATCAGAAAGGCGGCGTTGGTAAGACTACCACTGCCATCAATCTAAGCGCAGCCCTGGCCTCCAAAGGTGCCGGTAGAATTTTGCTGATCGACTTTGATCCTCAGGCTAATGCAACAAGCGGTGTTGGTGTAGCCAAGGCAGAATTAAGCAAGTCTATATACGACTTTATATGTTCAGATGCCGGCGAAGAGGTTATTCTAAAAACGGCAATACCAAATCTCTCTCTCTTACCTTCGACAATCGGTCTTTGCGGAGCCGAGATAGAACTTATCGAGAGTGAGGAGCGGGAATTTAAGCTCAAAAACAAAATGGCTGCTCTTTCAAGCCAATATGACCATATTATCATCGATACTCCGCCATCGCTAGGTATCCTGACAGTCAATGCTCTTGTAGCGAGTGAACGTGTGATTGTCCCCGTACAGTGTGAGTATTATGCCTTAGAGGGGCTTATCGATTTTTTAGGTACACTAAACCTTATAAAAGATAGATTGAATCCTTCGCTTGACATTTTAGGGATTTTGCTTACAATGGCAGATTATAGAACTAATATTGCTCGTGATGTGGAAGAAGAGATACGCAATAACTTTAAAGAGCAGGTTTTCCACACAGTTATCCACAGAAACGTGCGTTTGGCTGAAGCTCCAAGCCATGGCCTGCCGATAGAGCTATACGATCCTAAATCAGCAGGAGCGTTGCTATACAAAGAACTTGCGGATGAGGTTTTATTAAGAGTAGGAGGAGTTCATGGAAAAGAAGAGAGGTCTGGGCAAGGGGATATCAGCTCTTATTCCGGAGAAGAGCGCCAAGAGTTCCAGCCGCTATAA
- the gyrA gene encoding DNA gyrase subunit A: MYAREQNIKHVDIKDEMKASYLSYAMSVIVGRALPDARDGLKPVHRRILFAMKELGLESNKPYKKSARIVGEVLGKYHPHGDTAVYDSLVRMAQSFSMRYPLINGQGNFGSVDGDSAAAMRYTEAKLAAISGELLADIEKDTVDFKPNFDESLEEPTILPSRAPNLLINGSSGIAVGMATNIPPHNLTEVINGTIAYIDNPDIAITELTEYIPGPDFPTGGILYGSEGLRDAYNQGKGIIKIRARAAVEQLKGNKKAIIVKEIPYQVNKSNLIEQIADMVKEKRIEGISDLRDESDKEGIRIMIELKKDQHSEVVLNQLYKHTQMEVSFGIILLALVNNRPQVLTLKQLIAEFVQHRKEVVVRRTKFELVKAERRAHIVEGLKLALANIDKVIALIKKAKNTQDAKESLVENLKLTEIQAQAILEMQLQRLTRLEVGKLEAEYLELIKKIEYFKSLLNSDKKIMEVIKEELKEVQDKYGDERMSDIVEEVKEIKVEDLIAEEDMVVTVSNLGYIKRQSISLYKSQRRGGKGVIGMDLKEGDFVNQLFIASTHDYMLFLTNSGRLYWLKVHEIPAASHTARGKAVVNILSLNSEELVTAFIPVRDFDSDQFLVLATAFGVVKKMKLSDFKRPRKGGVNAIFLRSKDSLICAKISDGKDNVFLATKNGKSICFVEKQLRSTGRSAQGVKGISLAQGDQVVSMCCVKEEDSILTVAEEGFGKRTAVKAYRIQSRAGKGVINMKLPTKTGKVIGAEIVSDQDDIVLMTQSGQVVRTSVKDIREIGRSTSGVRIVRTADKDRVVSFAKVIKEDE; this comes from the coding sequence ATGTACGCTAGAGAGCAGAATATAAAACACGTAGATATTAAAGATGAGATGAAAGCCTCTTATCTGAGTTACGCAATGAGCGTAATTGTGGGAAGGGCTTTACCAGATGCAAGAGACGGGCTTAAGCCTGTTCATAGAAGAATACTGTTTGCTATGAAAGAGTTGGGCTTAGAGTCTAATAAACCTTACAAAAAATCCGCTCGTATAGTCGGAGAGGTTTTAGGTAAATACCATCCCCATGGTGATACAGCTGTTTACGATTCTTTAGTACGTATGGCGCAGAGCTTCTCTATGCGTTATCCTCTCATAAATGGCCAAGGTAACTTTGGCTCTGTAGACGGTGATTCGGCAGCGGCAATGCGGTATACCGAAGCTAAGCTTGCGGCGATATCCGGAGAGCTGCTTGCTGATATTGAAAAGGATACAGTGGATTTTAAGCCCAATTTTGACGAAAGCTTAGAAGAGCCCACCATCCTACCGAGCAGAGCTCCTAACCTTCTTATCAACGGTTCTTCAGGTATTGCTGTTGGTATGGCAACAAACATACCGCCTCATAATTTAACAGAGGTTATCAACGGAACAATTGCTTATATAGACAACCCTGATATTGCTATAACAGAGTTAACAGAATATATTCCTGGGCCTGATTTTCCAACAGGTGGGATATTATATGGCAGCGAAGGGTTAAGAGACGCTTATAACCAAGGTAAAGGGATTATTAAGATCCGTGCTCGAGCTGCGGTTGAGCAGCTTAAAGGAAATAAAAAAGCTATTATTGTCAAAGAGATACCTTATCAAGTAAACAAGTCTAACCTCATAGAACAGATTGCTGACATGGTCAAAGAGAAGAGAATAGAGGGCATATCTGACCTAAGAGATGAGTCTGACAAAGAAGGTATTCGCATTATGATAGAACTTAAAAAGGATCAACATTCTGAAGTTGTTCTGAATCAACTTTACAAACATACTCAGATGGAAGTCTCTTTTGGAATTATTTTACTTGCCCTTGTGAACAATAGGCCACAAGTCTTAACGCTGAAACAATTGATTGCAGAGTTTGTTCAACATAGAAAAGAGGTTGTAGTTAGAAGGACAAAATTTGAACTTGTCAAAGCAGAGAGACGAGCACATATAGTAGAAGGGCTAAAACTGGCCTTGGCAAACATTGATAAAGTTATCGCTTTAATTAAAAAGGCTAAAAATACGCAAGATGCAAAAGAGAGCCTGGTTGAAAACCTTAAACTAACAGAGATACAGGCCCAAGCTATATTGGAGATGCAGCTTCAAAGATTAACACGCTTAGAGGTAGGCAAACTAGAGGCAGAATATTTAGAGCTTATAAAGAAGATAGAATATTTTAAAAGTTTACTTAATAGCGATAAGAAGATTATGGAAGTAATAAAAGAAGAACTTAAAGAGGTGCAAGATAAGTATGGCGACGAGAGAATGAGCGATATCGTAGAAGAGGTTAAGGAGATTAAAGTTGAAGATTTAATCGCGGAAGAGGATATGGTTGTTACAGTATCCAATCTGGGCTATATAAAGAGACAGTCTATCTCTTTATATAAAAGTCAGCGGCGCGGAGGTAAAGGTGTGATAGGGATGGATCTTAAAGAGGGTGATTTCGTCAATCAACTGTTTATTGCCTCTACCCATGATTACATGCTTTTCTTGACCAATAGCGGCAGACTTTATTGGTTAAAAGTACATGAAATACCTGCTGCCAGCCATACGGCTCGGGGTAAAGCCGTTGTCAATATCTTAAGTTTAAACAGCGAAGAGCTGGTCACTGCTTTTATCCCTGTTAGAGATTTTGATTCCGACCAATTTCTTGTTTTAGCTACAGCTTTTGGTGTTGTCAAAAAGATGAAGTTAAGTGATTTTAAAAGACCACGCAAGGGCGGGGTGAACGCTATCTTCTTAAGAAGCAAAGACTCTCTTATCTGCGCCAAAATCAGCGATGGTAAAGACAATGTCTTTTTGGCGACGAAGAACGGAAAATCTATATGCTTTGTAGAAAAGCAGCTTAGGTCAACTGGGCGCAGCGCTCAGGGAGTTAAAGGTATTTCGCTGGCTCAGGGAGATCAAGTAGTCAGCATGTGTTGCGTTAAAGAAGAGGATAGCATTTTAACAGTTGCCGAGGAAGGATTTGGCAAAAGAACAGCCGTGAAGGCTTATAGGATACAATCTCGCGCTGGTAAAGGTGTAATAAATATGAAACTGCCCACCAAGACAGGTAAGGTTATAGGGGCAGAGATCGTGAGTGATCAAGACGACATCGTTTTGATGACTCAAAGCGGACAGGTGGTTAGAACTTCCGTAAAAGATATTAGGGAGATAGGCAGAAGCACTTCGGGGGTGCGCATTGTCCGGACGGCCGACAAGGATCGAGTTGTCTCTTTTGCTAAGGTTATTAAAGAAGATGAGTAA